One Polaribacter sp. KT25b DNA segment encodes these proteins:
- a CDS encoding O-methyltransferase has protein sequence MVIEQSNKIDLILNQLFNDSKNDHYKIMKGLAKSAFRPIQPIDFKDVYLSISKEQGKELVALIKENNLKNIVEFGTSFGISTLFLAQGILETKGKIITTELIESKAKTAIENLTKASVKDLVDVRIGNAMNTLKDHDEPIDLLFLDGWKDLYLPLFNMLASNFHKHTIIYVDNANMAASKLFLKEIAETEKHQLESKFGGKVVLISMKK, from the coding sequence ATGGTAATTGAACAATCAAATAAAATTGACCTGATATTAAATCAATTATTTAATGATTCAAAGAACGATCATTATAAAATAATGAAAGGTTTGGCAAAAAGTGCTTTTAGACCAATTCAACCTATAGATTTTAAAGATGTTTATTTGTCCATATCAAAAGAACAAGGAAAAGAATTAGTAGCACTTATTAAAGAAAACAACTTAAAAAATATTGTTGAATTCGGTACATCTTTCGGAATTTCTACCCTTTTTTTAGCACAAGGAATATTAGAAACCAAAGGTAAAATTATTACTACAGAATTAATTGAATCTAAAGCAAAAACAGCCATAGAAAATTTGACAAAAGCAAGTGTTAAAGATCTTGTAGATGTAAGAATTGGTAATGCAATGAACACTTTAAAAGACCATGATGAACCTATCGATTTATTATTTTTAGACGGTTGGAAGGATTTATATTTACCATTATTCAATATGCTAGCATCTAACTTTCATAAGCACACTATTATTTATGTAGATAATGCAAATATGGCAGCATCTAAGTTGTTTTTAAAAGAAATTGCTGAAACTGAAAAACATCAATTAGAATCTAAATTTGGTGGAAAAGTAGTCTTAATATCAATGAAGAAATAA
- a CDS encoding nuclear transport factor 2 family protein has translation MNIDQNKKNAIAFYKMAYEGNPTKAVELYVGEKYIQHNPMVGDGPQAFIDYFDRMQKEYPVKTIEFVRAVSEGDLVALHTYQEWPDNDKYVTMDFFRFDNNGKIIEHWDSIQQVPKEALNNNTMYK, from the coding sequence ATGAATATAGATCAAAATAAAAAAAATGCAATTGCTTTTTACAAAATGGCTTATGAAGGAAACCCTACAAAGGCTGTTGAGTTATATGTAGGTGAAAAATATATCCAACACAACCCAATGGTAGGAGATGGACCACAGGCATTTATTGATTATTTTGATAGAATGCAAAAAGAATATCCGGTAAAAACGATTGAGTTTGTAAGAGCTGTTTCCGAAGGAGATTTGGTTGCCTTACACACCTATCAAGAATGGCCAGACAATGATAAATATGTGACCATGGATTTTTTTAGGTTTGATAATAACGGTAAAATTATAGAACACTGGGACAGCATTCAGCAAGTACCAAAAGAAGCTCTGAACAATAATACGATGTATAAATAA
- a CDS encoding ferric reductase, with product MKAIKKNYGWIIVAILALLPMLVIINMFNVDLSNGFSLSLIEGKGADGKTTLEMLYHISGEFAIRWMTAVLTLTPVFILFGVMNLFVRQAMGIATAVWSFLHFIIFIWAEGFLETFTQINYVAGFVAILILIPLFFTSNRKSMKYLKSNWKKLQRYAYAAIFLSLLHVAILNKTWLIYAIVVGVGFIIRIPFIKNKLIERRKKLKS from the coding sequence ATGAAAGCCATAAAAAAGAATTACGGTTGGATAATTGTGGCTATTCTAGCACTATTACCAATGCTTGTTATTATCAATATGTTTAATGTAGATCTGTCTAACGGATTTTCTCTTTCGTTGATAGAAGGCAAAGGTGCTGACGGAAAAACAACTTTAGAAATGTTGTATCATATTTCTGGTGAGTTTGCCATCCGATGGATGACGGCCGTATTAACATTAACTCCGGTTTTTATCCTTTTTGGAGTAATGAACCTTTTTGTGCGTCAAGCTATGGGAATTGCAACAGCTGTTTGGAGTTTTTTACATTTTATTATTTTTATTTGGGCAGAAGGTTTTTTAGAAACCTTTACACAAATTAATTATGTAGCTGGTTTTGTCGCTATTTTAATTTTAATTCCGTTGTTTTTTACTTCTAACAGAAAGTCGATGAAGTACCTAAAATCGAACTGGAAAAAATTACAAAGATATGCGTATGCAGCCATTTTCTTAAGCTTATTGCATGTGGCTATTTTAAACAAAACGTGGCTTATTTATGCAATAGTTGTTGGTGTCGGTTTTATTATTAGAATACCTTTTATCAAAAATAAATTGATTGAAAGAAGAAAAAAACTAAAATCTTAA
- a CDS encoding siderophore-interacting protein, protein MGLLEHILKKVVLETGVIEKKEKISASVYKIRLKSESIKKVDFKPGYFLRLGIGIGNDNLSMKDKVRSYSVWDINQTEGYLDLAIATDSKGIGSKWVINCTIGETVYFKWKKGNFLLDETAESYLMIGDLSALSHLYMLNRNLPNNKQVESLLYSENQSAFFDDIDHSTPFDSYCLEQNSINEILEKVKEITPKLKGNTIVYIAGDSRVCVALNHYFRNELNWNTKQIKTKPFWNPDKKGLE, encoded by the coding sequence ATGGGATTACTGGAGCACATACTTAAAAAAGTTGTTTTAGAAACTGGTGTTATTGAAAAAAAGGAAAAAATTTCTGCATCTGTTTATAAAATTAGATTGAAAAGTGAAAGCATAAAAAAAGTAGACTTTAAACCTGGCTATTTTTTACGTTTAGGGATCGGAATTGGTAATGATAATTTATCCATGAAAGATAAAGTACGTAGCTATAGTGTTTGGGATATAAACCAAACCGAAGGCTATTTAGATCTTGCCATTGCTACAGATAGCAAAGGTATTGGATCGAAATGGGTAATAAATTGCACTATTGGAGAGACTGTCTATTTTAAATGGAAAAAAGGAAACTTTTTATTAGACGAAACTGCAGAAAGCTATTTAATGATTGGTGATTTATCGGCTCTGTCACATTTATACATGTTAAACAGGAACTTACCAAATAATAAACAAGTAGAAAGTTTATTATATAGCGAAAACCAAAGTGCTTTTTTTGATGATATAGATCATTCTACACCATTTGATAGTTATTGTTTAGAGCAAAACTCAATAAACGAAATTTTAGAAAAGGTAAAAGAAATTACCCCTAAATTAAAAGGAAATACAATTGTTTATATTGCAGGAGACAGTAGAGTTTGTGTGGCCTTAAACCACTATTTTAGAAATGAATTAAACTGGAATACCAAACAAATTAAAACAAAACCATTTTGGAATCCTGATAAAAAAGGATTGGAATAA
- the egtB gene encoding ergothioneine biosynthesis protein EgtB, whose translation MKLADKYKQVRLQTTTFCNHLNIEDYAIQVVLFASPPKWHLAHTTWFFETFILKKYVADYTEFNSDFNFLFNSYYNNVGNRILQANRGNMSRPSTNEIFEYRAYVDAKMIAFLKNLSDEKIIDLVTLGLNHEEQHQELLVTDVKYMFGHNPIFPVFNTDYNLVKDKNTDTKNIQIPAGIYEIGHQGKDFCYDNELGVHKVYLNDFEIDNHLVTNGDFIEFMESGAYSNFNLWLDEGWTWVNKNNIKTPLYWHKIDGEWHSYTLAGLKKVDEDAILSHINYYEANAFAEWKRMRLPTEFEWEIAASQLDWGKRWEWTNSAYLPYPKFKKENGAVGEYNGKFMSNKMVLRGASVATSQKHSRSTYRNFFNPTERWQFTGIRLAK comes from the coding sequence ATGAAATTAGCAGATAAATACAAACAAGTAAGATTGCAAACAACTACATTTTGTAATCATCTAAATATAGAAGATTATGCAATTCAAGTAGTGCTATTTGCCAGTCCCCCAAAATGGCATTTAGCACATACTACTTGGTTTTTTGAAACTTTTATTTTAAAAAAATACGTTGCAGATTACACCGAATTTAATTCGGATTTCAACTTTTTATTTAATAGTTATTACAATAATGTTGGTAATAGAATATTACAAGCAAATAGAGGTAATATGTCTAGACCAAGTACCAATGAAATCTTTGAATACCGTGCGTATGTAGATGCTAAAATGATTGCTTTTTTAAAGAATCTTTCTGATGAAAAAATAATTGATTTGGTAACATTGGGGTTAAATCATGAGGAACAACACCAAGAATTATTAGTGACTGATGTGAAATATATGTTTGGTCACAATCCTATTTTTCCTGTTTTTAATACGGATTACAACCTTGTTAAAGATAAAAATACGGATACAAAAAACATACAAATACCTGCTGGAATATACGAAATAGGACACCAAGGAAAAGATTTTTGTTATGATAATGAATTGGGCGTTCACAAAGTATATCTAAATGATTTTGAAATTGATAACCATTTGGTAACCAATGGAGATTTTATAGAATTTATGGAATCTGGCGCTTATTCAAATTTTAATCTTTGGTTAGATGAAGGTTGGACTTGGGTAAATAAAAACAACATTAAAACCCCTTTATACTGGCATAAAATTGATGGAGAATGGCATTCTTACACGCTTGCAGGATTAAAAAAAGTAGATGAAGATGCTATTTTAAGTCATATTAATTATTACGAAGCCAATGCTTTTGCAGAATGGAAAAGAATGCGGTTGCCAACTGAATTTGAATGGGAAATTGCAGCCAGTCAATTAGATTGGGGTAAACGTTGGGAGTGGACGAATAGCGCTTATTTGCCTTACCCAAAATTTAAAAAAGAAAATGGAGCAGTTGGAGAGTACAACGGAAAATTTATGAGCAATAAAATGGTATTGAGAGGCGCTTCGGTAGCAACTTCTCAAAAACATAGTAGATCAACCTATCGTAACTTTTTCAACCCTACCGAAAGGTGGCAATTTACAGGAATTAGATTAGCAAAATAA
- a CDS encoding L-histidine N(alpha)-methyltransferase, whose protein sequence is MIEIVKNKDKKGLTNSLNINETFRNDVKKGLLSNPKTLSSKYFYDKKGDALFVEIMNLPEYYLTRSELDIFKNKTKKLIDSFTIKADSYFELIELGAGDGLKTKELLKSLTAQNYNFEYFPIDISSNALGQLKQDLNTEIPNLSVKTQQGDYFEVLDSLKKSKHPKIILFLGSNIGNMTDEQAAQFIYKLGVNLNPDDKLLLGVDLIKSKEIILPAYDDSKGITAAFNLNLLDRINHELGGDFNLNQFKHQPEYVEKEGIAKSYIVSKINQTVTIKAIDTSFNFIKGEKIHTEISRKYNDELIEQIIANTDFSIDTKIMDSKAYFADYILTRN, encoded by the coding sequence ATGATTGAAATCGTTAAGAATAAAGATAAAAAAGGGCTTACAAACAGCTTAAATATCAATGAAACATTTAGAAATGATGTTAAAAAAGGACTTCTAAGCAATCCTAAAACGCTTTCTTCAAAATATTTTTATGATAAAAAAGGCGATGCACTTTTTGTAGAAATAATGAATTTGCCTGAGTATTATTTAACGCGCAGCGAATTAGATATATTCAAAAATAAAACGAAAAAATTAATAGATAGTTTTACAATCAAAGCCGATTCTTATTTTGAATTGATTGAATTAGGTGCCGGAGATGGATTAAAAACAAAAGAATTATTAAAAAGTTTAACTGCGCAAAATTACAATTTTGAATATTTTCCTATTGATATTTCTTCGAATGCTTTAGGTCAGTTGAAACAAGATTTAAATACTGAAATACCAAACTTGTCTGTAAAAACACAACAAGGAGATTATTTTGAAGTCTTAGATTCCTTAAAAAAGAGCAAACATCCAAAAATCATCTTGTTTTTAGGTTCTAATATTGGTAATATGACCGATGAACAAGCTGCTCAATTTATCTATAAATTAGGAGTAAATTTAAATCCTGATGATAAATTATTGTTAGGCGTAGATCTGATAAAATCTAAAGAAATTATACTTCCAGCTTATGATGACAGTAAAGGGATAACTGCTGCGTTTAATTTGAATTTATTAGATAGAATTAATCATGAATTGGGTGGTGATTTTAACCTTAATCAGTTTAAACATCAGCCAGAATATGTTGAAAAAGAAGGAATAGCAAAGAGTTATATAGTAAGTAAAATAAATCAAACTGTTACCATTAAAGCTATCGATACATCTTTTAATTTTATCAAAGGTGAAAAAATTCATACGGAAATATCTAGAAAATATAATGATGAATTGATTGAACAAATTATAGCAAATACCGATTTTAGTATCGACACAAAAATTATGGATAGCAAAGCCTATTTTGCAGATTATATTTTAACTAGAAATTAA
- a CDS encoding aspartate/glutamate racemase family protein yields MSKTQFAILGLGSRSTLYYLEQLNKLYNAKNGGYSTCPFFLLNTNFDNINQLLPNTSVQLDAILQNYLDQIESLEVAEILIPNITLHETIDRLELQKNIIHPLPLSVVKMRETDTKKVMLFGSLHSMQSRYIRSYLEFNSIEVLLPSLKDMIFIDEVRTHIYNSTETKEIINIYHELIKKYSENNPVILGCTELSILKPKDQKNVIDMAQLQIEAALKIKL; encoded by the coding sequence ATGAGTAAAACGCAATTTGCCATATTAGGGTTGGGTAGCAGATCTACTTTATATTATTTAGAACAACTAAATAAGTTATACAATGCTAAAAACGGAGGGTATAGTACTTGTCCGTTTTTTTTATTAAACACAAATTTCGATAATATTAATCAGCTTTTACCAAATACTTCAGTGCAATTAGATGCTATTTTACAAAATTATTTAGATCAAATTGAATCTCTAGAAGTTGCAGAAATATTAATTCCTAATATTACATTGCACGAAACGATAGACCGTTTAGAACTTCAAAAAAATATTATACATCCGTTGCCTTTGTCTGTTGTAAAAATGAGAGAAACTGATACTAAAAAGGTGATGCTTTTTGGTTCTTTACATTCGATGCAGTCTCGCTATATTCGTTCTTATTTAGAATTTAATTCAATTGAAGTGTTACTTCCAAGTTTAAAAGATATGATATTTATAGATGAAGTTAGAACGCACATTTATAATTCTACGGAAACCAAAGAAATCATCAATATTTACCACGAATTGATTAAAAAATACAGCGAAAATAATCCTGTGATTCTAGGTTGTACAGAATTGTCAATCTTAAAACCTAAAGACCAAAAAAATGTTATAGATATGGCTCAACTTCAAATTGAAGCAGCGTTAAAAATTAAGTTGTAA
- a CDS encoding SDR family oxidoreductase has product MKIAVTSASGKLGASIVKHLIKAIGKENVIAIARTPERAVYLDVEIRKGDYNNREDFEKALQGIDAVLLVSGMDDPQKRILQHRNVIEAAKSNGVKKIVYTSIVGAEENNAFSPIVQTNRQTEKDVINSGLDWVIGRNGIYIEPDLEYIDTYIKEGEIRNCAGDGKCTYTSREELGFAYSKMLLEEKHNGNTYNLVGEAITQSELASLINQVYYTNLTYNSVSVDAYAAERKAALGDFIGTVIAGIYEGIKEGANEVPSDFEKATGRLHQSPLKMIKAFKGE; this is encoded by the coding sequence ATGAAAATAGCAGTAACATCAGCAAGTGGAAAATTAGGAGCATCTATTGTAAAACACTTAATTAAAGCAATAGGAAAAGAAAATGTAATAGCAATCGCTCGTACACCCGAAAGAGCAGTCTATTTAGATGTAGAAATTAGAAAAGGAGATTATAACAATCGAGAAGATTTTGAGAAGGCATTACAAGGAATAGATGCAGTTCTTTTAGTTTCTGGAATGGATGATCCGCAGAAAAGAATTTTACAACATAGAAATGTAATTGAAGCTGCAAAAAGTAACGGCGTTAAAAAAATAGTTTATACAAGTATTGTTGGTGCAGAAGAAAACAATGCTTTTAGCCCTATTGTACAAACAAATAGACAGACAGAAAAAGATGTTATCAATTCTGGTTTGGATTGGGTTATTGGAAGAAACGGTATTTATATTGAACCTGATTTAGAATACATTGACACGTATATAAAAGAAGGCGAAATTAGAAATTGTGCTGGCGATGGTAAATGTACTTATACAAGTAGAGAAGAATTAGGATTTGCGTATTCTAAAATGCTTTTAGAAGAAAAACACAATGGTAATACGTACAATTTAGTTGGAGAAGCAATTACCCAAAGTGAGTTAGCTTCTTTGATAAACCAGGTTTATTACACTAATTTAACCTATAATTCTGTTTCTGTTGATGCTTATGCCGCTGAACGAAAAGCAGCATTAGGCGATTTTATTGGGACTGTAATTGCAGGAATTTACGAAGGCATAAAAGAAGGTGCAAATGAAGTTCCTTCAGATTTTGAAAAAGCCACTGGTAGATTGCATCAATCTCCTTTAAAAATGATAAAAGCATTTAAAGGAGAATAA
- the rsmG gene encoding 16S rRNA (guanine(527)-N(7))-methyltransferase RsmG codes for MEIIHKYFKNLSEIQIAQFSKLQELYQDWNLKINVVSRKDIDELYLRHVLHSLAIAKLVQFKPGSKVMDVGTGGGFPGIPLAILFPETQFHLVDSIGKKIKVVNEVVEGLGLENVKTTNGRVEEIKDTYDFIVSRAVAQMETFVGWTKGRIAKKQNHKLKNGILYLKGGDLTEELKLYTSATIYELTDYFDEEFFETKKLVHLGMKFKN; via the coding sequence ATGGAAATTATACACAAATACTTTAAAAATTTATCAGAAATTCAAATAGCACAATTTTCTAAACTTCAAGAATTATACCAAGATTGGAATTTAAAAATAAATGTTGTTTCTAGAAAAGATATAGACGAGTTGTATTTACGACACGTATTACATTCTTTAGCAATTGCAAAATTGGTGCAGTTTAAACCAGGTTCTAAAGTAATGGATGTTGGTACAGGTGGAGGTTTCCCAGGAATTCCGTTGGCAATTTTATTTCCAGAAACACAGTTTCATTTGGTCGATTCTATTGGTAAAAAAATAAAAGTTGTAAATGAAGTTGTTGAGGGCTTAGGTTTAGAAAACGTAAAAACTACAAATGGTAGAGTAGAAGAAATTAAAGATACGTACGATTTTATTGTGAGTAGAGCAGTAGCGCAAATGGAAACTTTTGTTGGTTGGACAAAAGGTAGAATTGCTAAAAAACAAAATCACAAATTAAAAAACGGAATTTTATACCTTAAAGGAGGCGATTTAACAGAAGAATTAAAGTTGTATACTTCTGCAACTATTTATGAATTAACAGATTATTTTGATGAAGAATTCTTTGAAACTAAGAAATTGGTTCATTTAGGGATGAAGTTTAAAAATTAA
- a CDS encoding acyl-CoA desaturase, protein MKTINFSRVDKAKFFRTLNKRVNTYFKENNLKRTGNWKLYSKAIIMFSLFLVPFILILTVAMPQWVMALLMVVTGIGMAGVGMNVMHDANHDSFSKRKWVNKLMGSSIYILAGNVYNWKVQHNVLHHTFTNVEGHDEDIDAGRIIRFSMHSKWLKIHKIQKYYSIFLYGLLTINWAITTDIKQMHRYLKRKLSYGEFPNPATEWTKLIISKIVYYALWIVLPLLILDVSWWKVLLGFFVMHYTAGMILSLVFQLAHIVPNTEMPIPDKEGNLEHTWAVHQLYTTSNFAPSNSLVNFYTGGLNHQVEHHIFPHISHVHYDKLAKIVKETAQEFNLPYNEYETMRKAIVEHFRHLGVLGQKPELA, encoded by the coding sequence ATGAAAACAATAAACTTTTCTAGAGTAGATAAAGCTAAATTTTTTAGAACTCTAAACAAAAGGGTAAATACATATTTTAAAGAAAATAACCTAAAAAGAACAGGAAACTGGAAATTATATTCCAAAGCAATTATTATGTTTTCTTTATTTTTAGTTCCATTTATTCTAATCTTAACAGTTGCTATGCCACAATGGGTAATGGCTTTATTAATGGTTGTTACAGGAATAGGAATGGCTGGTGTTGGTATGAATGTAATGCACGATGCCAATCATGATTCTTTTTCTAAAAGAAAATGGGTAAACAAATTAATGGGAAGTAGCATTTATATTCTAGCAGGTAATGTTTATAACTGGAAAGTGCAACACAATGTTTTACATCATACTTTTACAAATGTAGAAGGGCATGATGAAGATATTGATGCTGGTAGAATTATTCGTTTTTCTATGCATTCTAAGTGGTTAAAGATTCATAAAATTCAAAAATATTATTCTATCTTTTTATATGGTCTATTAACTATTAACTGGGCAATTACTACAGATATTAAACAAATGCACAGATACTTAAAAAGAAAATTATCTTATGGTGAATTCCCAAATCCTGCTACAGAATGGACAAAATTAATAATTTCTAAAATTGTTTATTATGCACTTTGGATTGTTTTACCTTTATTAATTTTAGATGTTTCTTGGTGGAAAGTATTGTTAGGCTTTTTTGTAATGCATTATACTGCAGGTATGATTTTAAGTTTAGTTTTTCAATTAGCACATATTGTACCAAATACAGAAATGCCAATTCCTGATAAAGAAGGAAATTTAGAACACACTTGGGCAGTCCATCAATTATATACAACATCTAACTTTGCGCCTAGTAATAGTTTGGTAAATTTCTATACTGGTGGTTTAAATCATCAAGTTGAGCATCATATTTTTCCACATATTTCTCATGTACATTATGATAAATTAGCTAAAATTGTAAAAGAAACGGCTCAAGAGTTTAACTTGCCATACAACGAGTATGAAACTATGCGTAAAGCAATTGTAGAACATTTTAGACATTTAGGCGTTTTAGGACAAAAACCCGAATTAGCATAA
- a CDS encoding pyridoxal phosphate-dependent aminotransferase, producing the protein MTHPLSDRINSLPVSQTLAMAAKARELRAEGKDIIGLSLGEPDFNTPEFIKDAAIEAINQNYNSYSPVDGYADLKEAVCTKFKRDNNLTYKPSQIVVSTGAKQSIANIAQVLLNPGDEVLLPAPYWVSYSAIAILCGAKYVEIPSSIDTDFKITPEQLEAAITPKTKMIFFNSPNNPSGTIYSEAEYRALAAVLEKHPQIFILSDEIYEHINYNSRPFSFAAIESMYDRTITVNGLAKAFAMTGWRIGYIGAPEWIAKACTKMQGQITSGTNCIAQRAAITALLAPVSKIQYMVDEFKTRRDIIIGLLREIDGFKVNVPEGAFYVFPDVSAFFGKTIDGVKIETASDFSLFILEKANVATVTGDAFGTPNCIRISYAASELQIREAIKRIKEALS; encoded by the coding sequence ATGACACATCCATTATCGGACAGAATTAACAGTTTACCTGTATCTCAAACTTTAGCAATGGCTGCTAAAGCAAGAGAATTAAGAGCAGAAGGAAAAGATATTATTGGTTTAAGTTTGGGAGAACCAGATTTTAATACTCCAGAATTTATCAAAGACGCTGCCATTGAAGCTATCAATCAAAATTACAATTCGTATTCACCAGTAGATGGTTATGCAGATTTAAAAGAAGCGGTTTGCACAAAGTTTAAACGTGATAATAACTTAACTTACAAACCGAGTCAAATTGTAGTTTCTACAGGTGCAAAACAATCTATTGCAAACATTGCTCAAGTATTATTAAACCCAGGAGACGAAGTTTTATTACCAGCTCCTTATTGGGTAAGTTATTCTGCAATTGCAATTTTATGCGGAGCAAAATATGTAGAAATTCCTTCCTCTATAGATACTGATTTTAAAATCACTCCAGAACAATTAGAAGCAGCAATTACTCCTAAAACAAAAATGATTTTCTTTAACTCTCCAAACAACCCAAGCGGAACTATTTATAGCGAAGCAGAATACAGAGCGTTGGCAGCAGTTTTAGAAAAACATCCACAGATTTTTATCTTATCAGATGAAATCTATGAACATATCAATTACAATTCTAGACCATTTAGTTTTGCAGCAATAGAAAGCATGTACGATAGAACAATTACTGTTAACGGTTTGGCAAAAGCATTTGCTATGACAGGTTGGAGAATTGGTTATATTGGTGCTCCAGAATGGATTGCTAAAGCTTGTACAAAAATGCAAGGACAAATTACATCTGGTACAAACTGTATCGCTCAAAGAGCAGCAATTACAGCTTTATTAGCACCAGTTTCTAAAATTCAATATATGGTAGATGAGTTTAAAACTCGTAGAGATATCATTATTGGATTACTAAGAGAAATTGATGGATTTAAAGTAAACGTACCAGAAGGTGCTTTTTACGTTTTTCCAGACGTTTCTGCATTTTTTGGTAAAACAATAGATGGGGTAAAAATTGAAACTGCAAGTGATTTTTCTTTATTCATTTTAGAAAAAGCTAACGTAGCAACCGTTACTGGTGATGCTTTTGGCACGCCTAACTGTATTAGAATTTCTTATGCAGCTTCTGAGTTACAAATTAGAGAAGCAATCAAGAGAATTAAAGAAGCGTTAAGCTAA